Proteins encoded in a region of the Streptomyces violaceoruber genome:
- the argC gene encoding N-acetyl-gamma-glutamyl-phosphate reductase: MAVRAAVAGASGYAGGELLRLLLTHPEVEIGALTGNSNAGQRLGALQPHLLPLADRVLEATTPEVLGGHDVVFLALPHGQSAAVAEQLGPDVLVVDMGADFRLKDAGDWERFYGSPHAGTWPYGLPELPGARAALEGSKRIAVPGCYPTAVSLALFPAYAASLAEPEAVIVAASGTSGAGKAAKPHLLGSEVMGSMSPYGVGGGHRHTPEMIQNLGAVAGEPVTVSFTPTLAPMPRGILATCTAKAKPGVTAESVRAAYEKALADEPFVHLLPEGQWPATASVYGSNAVQVQVAHDAAAGRIIAISAIDNLAKGTAGGAVQSMNLALGLDETTGLTTIGVAP; the protein is encoded by the coding sequence ATGGCGGTACGTGCGGCGGTGGCCGGAGCGAGTGGGTATGCGGGCGGTGAGCTGCTGCGGCTGCTCCTGACCCATCCCGAGGTCGAGATCGGCGCCCTGACCGGCAACTCCAACGCGGGTCAGCGGCTGGGTGCCCTTCAGCCGCATCTGCTGCCGCTGGCCGACCGGGTGCTGGAGGCGACCACCCCCGAGGTGCTCGGCGGTCACGACGTCGTCTTCCTCGCGCTGCCGCACGGGCAGTCCGCCGCCGTCGCCGAGCAGCTCGGACCGGACGTCCTCGTCGTCGACATGGGCGCCGACTTCCGGCTGAAGGACGCCGGTGACTGGGAGCGGTTCTACGGCTCCCCGCACGCCGGCACCTGGCCCTACGGCCTCCCCGAACTTCCGGGTGCCCGCGCCGCGCTGGAGGGGTCCAAGCGCATCGCGGTGCCCGGTTGCTACCCCACGGCCGTCTCCCTGGCCCTCTTCCCGGCGTACGCCGCGTCGCTGGCCGAGCCCGAGGCCGTGATCGTCGCCGCCTCCGGCACCTCCGGCGCGGGCAAGGCGGCCAAGCCGCACCTGCTGGGCAGCGAGGTCATGGGCTCCATGTCGCCGTACGGCGTCGGCGGCGGCCACCGGCACACCCCCGAGATGATCCAGAACCTCGGCGCGGTCGCCGGGGAGCCCGTCACCGTCTCCTTCACGCCGACCCTCGCGCCGATGCCGCGCGGCATCCTCGCCACCTGCACCGCGAAGGCGAAGCCCGGGGTCACCGCCGAGTCGGTGCGCGCCGCCTACGAGAAGGCCCTCGCCGACGAACCGTTCGTGCACCTGCTGCCCGAGGGCCAGTGGCCCGCGACCGCCTCCGTGTACGGCTCCAACGCCGTCCAGGTACAGGTCGCCCACGACGCCGCCGCCGGCCGCATCATCGCCATCAGCGCCATCGACAACCTGGCCAAGGGCACCGCGGGCGGTGCCGTCCAGAGCATGAACCTCGCCCTCGGTCTCGACGAGACCACCGGACTGACGACGATCGGAGTTGCGCCGTGA
- the argJ gene encoding bifunctional glutamate N-acetyltransferase/amino-acid acetyltransferase ArgJ → MSVTAAKGFTAAGITAGIKESGSPDLALVVNTGPRRSAAGVFTSNRVKAAPVLWSEQVLKSGEVTAVVLNSGGANACTGPKGFQDTHATAEKAADVLGTGAGEVAVCSTGLIGVLLPMDKLLPGVEAAAGQLSEHGGEKAAIAIKTTDTVHKTSVVTRDGWTVGGMAKGAGMLAPGLATMLVVITTDADLETEALDRALRAATRVTFDRVDSDGCMSTNDTVLLLSSGSSGVTPEYDAFAEAVRTVCDDLGQQLIRDAEGASKDIKVEVVNAATEDEAVQVGRTIARNNLLKCAIHGEDPNWGRVLSAIGTTDAAFEPDRLNVAINGVWVCKNGGVGEDRELVDMRYREVHIVADLAAGDATATIWTNDLTADYVHENSAYSS, encoded by the coding sequence GTGAGTGTGACGGCAGCGAAGGGATTCACGGCGGCGGGCATCACGGCCGGGATCAAGGAGAGCGGCAGCCCCGACCTGGCCCTCGTGGTCAACACCGGCCCCCGCCGCTCCGCCGCGGGCGTCTTCACCTCCAACCGCGTCAAGGCCGCGCCCGTCCTGTGGTCCGAGCAGGTCCTCAAGAGCGGTGAGGTGACCGCCGTGGTGCTCAACTCCGGCGGCGCCAACGCCTGCACCGGGCCCAAGGGCTTCCAGGACACGCACGCCACGGCCGAGAAGGCCGCCGACGTGCTCGGGACGGGGGCGGGAGAGGTCGCCGTCTGCTCCACCGGGCTCATCGGCGTGCTGCTCCCCATGGACAAGCTGCTCCCGGGTGTGGAGGCGGCCGCCGGTCAGCTCTCCGAGCACGGCGGCGAGAAGGCCGCCATCGCCATCAAGACCACGGACACCGTGCACAAGACGTCCGTCGTGACGCGGGACGGCTGGACCGTCGGCGGCATGGCCAAGGGCGCGGGCATGCTCGCCCCCGGCCTCGCCACCATGCTCGTCGTGATCACCACCGACGCCGACCTGGAGACCGAGGCCCTGGACCGCGCCCTGCGCGCCGCCACCCGCGTCACCTTCGACCGGGTCGACTCCGACGGCTGCATGTCCACCAACGACACCGTGCTGCTGCTCTCCTCCGGCTCCTCCGGCGTCACCCCGGAGTACGACGCCTTCGCCGAGGCCGTCCGCACCGTCTGCGACGACCTCGGACAGCAGCTCATCCGGGACGCCGAGGGCGCCAGCAAGGACATCAAGGTCGAGGTCGTCAACGCCGCGACCGAGGACGAGGCCGTCCAGGTGGGCCGCACCATCGCCCGCAACAACCTGCTCAAGTGCGCCATCCACGGCGAGGACCCCAACTGGGGCCGCGTGCTCTCCGCCATCGGCACCACCGACGCGGCCTTCGAGCCCGACCGGCTGAACGTCGCCATCAACGGCGTCTGGGTCTGCAAGAACGGCGGCGTGGGCGAGGACCGCGAGCTGGTCGACATGCGCTACCGCGAGGTGCACATCGTCGCCGACCTCGCCGCGGGCGACGCCACCGCCACCATCTGGACCAACGACCTCACCGCGGACTACGTCCACGAGAACAGCGCGTACTCCTCATGA
- the argB gene encoding acetylglutamate kinase — translation MSDGTSNAPTRKHTALPKAQILIEALPWLTRHHGKTVVIKFGGNAMIDEDLKAAFAQDVVFLRHAGLKPVVVHGGGPQISAALDKHGIVSEFKAGLRVTTEDAMDVVRMVLAGQVQRELVGLLNQHGPLAVGLTGEDAHTLTATKHQPEIDGELVDIGRVGEITEIDTGAIEALLADGRIPVVSSIARSQDDHHVYNVNADTAAAALAAALGAETLMVLTDVEGLYEDWPDSDEVISRLTASELEKLLPDLSSGMVPKMEGCLHAVRGGVTTARVIDGRVQHSILLEIFTDEGIGTMVVPDEQGES, via the coding sequence ATGAGCGACGGAACGAGCAACGCACCCACGCGGAAGCACACCGCGCTCCCCAAGGCCCAGATCCTCATCGAGGCGCTGCCCTGGCTGACCCGGCACCACGGCAAGACCGTCGTCATCAAGTTCGGCGGCAACGCCATGATCGACGAAGACCTCAAGGCCGCCTTCGCCCAGGACGTCGTCTTCCTGCGGCACGCCGGCCTCAAGCCCGTGGTCGTGCACGGTGGCGGCCCGCAGATCAGCGCCGCGCTCGACAAGCACGGCATCGTCAGCGAGTTCAAGGCCGGGCTGCGCGTCACCACCGAGGACGCCATGGACGTCGTACGGATGGTGCTGGCCGGGCAGGTGCAGCGCGAACTGGTCGGGCTGCTCAACCAGCACGGGCCGCTCGCCGTCGGCCTCACCGGCGAGGACGCGCACACCCTCACCGCCACCAAGCACCAGCCCGAGATCGACGGTGAACTCGTCGACATCGGGCGGGTCGGCGAGATCACCGAGATCGACACCGGCGCCATCGAGGCACTGCTCGCCGACGGCCGCATCCCGGTCGTCTCCTCGATCGCCCGTTCCCAGGACGACCACCATGTCTACAACGTCAATGCTGATACGGCGGCTGCGGCACTCGCTGCTGCGCTCGGCGCCGAGACTCTCATGGTCCTCACCGACGTGGAGGGCCTCTACGAGGACTGGCCGGACTCCGACGAGGTGATCAGCCGCCTCACCGCGTCCGAGCTGGAGAAACTGCTGCCCGACCTGTCCAGCGGCATGGTGCCGAAGATGGAGGGCTGCCTGCACGCCGTGCGGGGCGGCGTCACCACCGCCCGGGTCATCGACGGCCGGGTCCAGCACTCGATCCTGCTGGAGATCTTCACCGACGAGGGGATCGGCACGATGGTCGTGCCGGACGAACAGGGGGAGTCGTGA